A region from the Parabacteroides sp. FAFU027 genome encodes:
- the rpoN gene encoding RNA polymerase factor sigma-54: MQKLQLSQKLQQKLTPQLIQQIKMLELNTMELEEKIHQELEENPALEEGVDLAEVSDTDDFGNETDDNWSNEDFSLGDYINEDEIPSYKLNEKQNREDRSETIFVGERETFHEGLIRQLHLRELSELQEKVGEYIIGNIDPDGYLRRDLRAISDDLLFQVGIDISDEELRLILDIIQDLDPAGVGALDLRECLLLQLKRKKQEPSIELAIRIVTDSFEEFSKKHFDKIITLYKISEKELKAAIAEITSLNPKPGNSSGEEGEAIGVNQIIPDFIVEAIDGELSIYLNDKNIPDLRVSRGYSDMFQDFMGNKANQTKDKKAAVQFVKQKLDSAKWFIDALKQRQMTLSSTFEAIVELQRDFFLTGDETDLRPMILKDVAEKVGLDISTISRVSSSKYVQTNFGVYPLKFFFSDSMQTESGEEVSTREIKKILKDAIEAEDKRSPLPDEKLCEILNEKGYIIARRTVAKYREQLGMPVARLRKEV; this comes from the coding sequence ATGCAAAAACTTCAACTATCACAAAAACTTCAACAAAAGCTTACTCCGCAATTAATCCAACAGATTAAAATGCTGGAGCTAAACACCATGGAGCTGGAGGAGAAAATCCATCAGGAACTGGAGGAAAATCCGGCTTTAGAAGAGGGTGTTGATTTGGCTGAAGTTTCTGACACAGATGACTTTGGCAACGAAACTGATGATAACTGGTCGAATGAAGATTTCAGTCTGGGCGATTATATCAACGAAGACGAAATCCCTTCCTACAAGCTAAATGAAAAGCAAAACCGCGAAGACCGCAGCGAAACTATCTTTGTAGGTGAGCGCGAGACTTTTCACGAGGGGCTTATCCGGCAACTCCACTTAAGAGAACTCTCCGAGCTACAAGAAAAAGTGGGTGAATACATCATTGGAAACATTGACCCGGACGGCTATCTGAGACGCGATTTGCGTGCCATCTCTGACGATTTGCTGTTTCAGGTCGGCATAGATATATCCGACGAAGAGCTACGTCTGATTCTGGATATTATCCAGGACCTTGACCCGGCGGGTGTAGGTGCCCTGGATTTACGGGAATGTCTTTTGCTTCAGTTGAAACGCAAGAAACAGGAACCGTCTATCGAACTTGCCATCCGCATTGTCACTGATTCGTTTGAGGAATTCTCCAAAAAGCATTTTGACAAAATAATCACCCTGTATAAAATCAGCGAAAAAGAGCTTAAAGCGGCCATTGCCGAAATTACCTCTTTGAATCCCAAACCCGGGAACTCTTCCGGAGAGGAAGGCGAAGCGATCGGAGTAAATCAGATCATCCCTGATTTTATCGTTGAAGCCATTGATGGAGAGCTTTCGATTTACCTGAATGATAAAAATATTCCTGACCTTCGGGTAAGCCGCGGTTATTCGGATATGTTTCAGGATTTCATGGGTAATAAAGCAAACCAAACCAAGGATAAAAAAGCGGCGGTACAGTTCGTCAAGCAAAAACTTGATTCCGCCAAATGGTTTATTGATGCACTCAAGCAACGCCAGATGACGCTTTCTTCTACCTTTGAGGCCATCGTAGAGTTACAACGTGATTTTTTTCTTACGGGAGATGAAACCGACCTTCGGCCCATGATCTTGAAAGACGTGGCTGAAAAGGTAGGCCTGGACATCTCCACGATTTCCCGGGTGAGCAGCAGCAAATATGTACAGACCAATTTCGGGGTTTACCCGCTGAAGTTTTTCTTTTCTGACAGTATGCAGACTGAATCGGGTGAAGAAGTTTCAACACGCGAAATCAAGAAGATCCTCAAGGATGCTATTGAGGCTGAAGATAAGCGCTCCCCGCTACCCGATGAAAAGTTGTGCGAAATCCTCAACGAAAAAGGGTACATCATCGCCCGGCGCACAGTAGCTAAATACCGGGAGCAATTAGGCATGCCGGTAGCACGCTTACGTAAAGAAGTTTAA
- the rbfA gene encoding 30S ribosome-binding factor RbfA produces the protein METTRQSKINRLLQKELSDIFLQQARAMQGILITVSTVRVSPDLGIAKVYLSVFPSAKGPELIKAIQANVKQIRFDLGKRVRHQLRVIPELSFYIDDSLDYIENIDNLLKK, from the coding sequence ATGGAAACAACAAGACAAAGTAAAATCAATCGCCTGTTACAAAAAGAATTGAGCGATATATTCCTTCAACAAGCCCGTGCCATGCAAGGTATCCTGATTACCGTGAGCACCGTGCGCGTATCTCCTGACCTGGGAATTGCCAAAGTATATCTCAGCGTTTTCCCATCGGCAAAAGGCCCGGAGCTGATTAAAGCTATTCAGGCTAATGTGAAGCAGATTCGTTTCGATTTGGGCAAACGTGTACGTCACCAGCTTCGCGTGATTCCTGAGTTGTCATTCTATATAGATGACTCGCTGGACTACATCGAGAATATCGACAACCTGCTTAAGAAATAA
- a CDS encoding FtsX-like permease family protein: MSLSGKIAFRYLFSKKSHSAINVISMVSVSGVAIATMALVCTLSVFNGFQNLVASLFCSFDPELKVSVVEGKTFNANNEKINALRKMPEIAVFSEIVEDNALVRYKDRQVTATLMGVSDNFSKLTHIDSILYDGKFVLADSLVSYATVGAGLSLSLGVGANFVEPLEIYAPKREGKVSMANPASAFNTDYAYVTAIFSVNQAKYDESTIIVPISLARKLFQYTNEVTSIELKLKPNTDIDDVKSKIARALGPQFKVADRYEQQEEAFKMMKIEKWMTFLILCFVLMIATFNIIGSLSMLIIEKKADIATLRSLGADNQLISRIFLFEGWMISAIGAIVGIVLGLLLCVAQESFGLLRMGGNMGAFVVDTYPVKVVCTDLMTILGVVFTIGFLSAWYPVKSLKNKYLSETRQNN; this comes from the coding sequence ATGAGTCTTTCCGGTAAAATCGCATTTCGATATCTTTTTTCGAAAAAGTCCCACAGTGCCATCAATGTCATTTCGATGGTATCGGTCAGTGGTGTAGCCATCGCTACAATGGCACTGGTCTGTACTTTATCGGTTTTCAATGGATTCCAGAATCTGGTTGCATCTCTTTTTTGCTCCTTTGACCCCGAACTAAAGGTCTCTGTTGTTGAAGGAAAAACATTCAATGCAAATAATGAAAAAATCAATGCATTGAGAAAGATGCCCGAGATAGCTGTCTTCTCTGAGATTGTGGAAGACAACGCTTTAGTTCGCTACAAGGACCGTCAGGTAACTGCAACCCTGATGGGGGTTTCGGATAATTTCTCAAAGCTAACCCACATTGATAGTATCCTGTATGATGGGAAATTTGTATTGGCTGATAGCCTGGTGAGTTATGCGACCGTTGGCGCCGGATTATCCCTGTCGCTTGGAGTGGGGGCTAACTTTGTGGAGCCGCTTGAAATTTACGCTCCGAAAAGGGAAGGTAAAGTCAGCATGGCTAATCCGGCATCCGCATTTAATACAGACTACGCCTATGTCACTGCAATATTTAGTGTCAATCAGGCGAAATACGATGAGTCAACTATCATCGTTCCGATCAGTCTGGCCAGAAAGCTTTTCCAATATACCAATGAGGTAACCTCAATTGAGTTAAAACTGAAGCCAAACACAGATATTGACGATGTTAAGTCGAAAATAGCCAGGGCTCTGGGGCCTCAGTTTAAAGTTGCAGACCGGTACGAACAACAGGAAGAGGCTTTCAAAATGATGAAAATCGAAAAATGGATGACCTTCCTGATCCTTTGTTTCGTCCTGATGATTGCGACATTTAATATCATCGGTTCGCTGTCTATGCTGATTATCGAGAAGAAGGCTGATATTGCAACACTACGTAGCCTGGGTGCGGACAATCAGCTTATTTCACGGATCTTCTTATTTGAAGGGTGGATGATCTCCGCAATTGGAGCAATAGTCGGTATTGTACTAGGACTTCTTCTATGTGTCGCTCAGGAAAGTTTCGGATTATTACGAATGGGAGGCAATATGGGAGCATTTGTAGTGGATACCTATCCGGTAAAAGTGGTCTGTACAGACCTGATGACCATATTAGGAGTGGTATTTACGATTGGGTTCCTGTCTGCCTGGTATCCGGTAAAATCGCTGAAGAATAAATATCTGAGCGAAACCAGACAAAATAACTGA
- a CDS encoding lysophospholipid acyltransferase family protein, which translates to MRRVVLDQKDFAIMSPLLRGKKGLRLGRCLVRLLSIHRVNRVYENSIHLRGAEFAASLLKDVGVSYEIENEEQLSNLPEGTFITVSNHPYGGLDGVIMIDIMVRRRPDYKFMVNSILMNVRTMADNFVGVQPATAKSSGSNDNALKLKETIRHMKEGHPMGFFPAGAVSNFHKPNWFQLTDRDWQPTVIRLIQAAKAPVIPIFFHGKNSCFFNFLGRVNWQLRSMRMPYEVFNKRGKTIKVTIGDPISWEEQKQYAKVEELAAFLKARTYALSKKG; encoded by the coding sequence ATGCGCAGGGTAGTTCTTGACCAAAAAGATTTCGCAATAATGTCACCGCTGTTAAGGGGTAAAAAAGGGTTACGTTTAGGACGGTGTCTTGTCAGGTTGTTGTCAATACATCGGGTAAACCGGGTATATGAAAACTCTATACATTTGAGAGGGGCAGAGTTTGCCGCTTCTTTACTTAAAGACGTGGGAGTATCTTATGAAATTGAAAATGAAGAACAGTTATCTAATTTACCAGAGGGGACTTTCATAACTGTTTCTAACCACCCTTATGGTGGATTAGACGGTGTTATTATGATCGACATCATGGTTAGACGTCGCCCTGATTATAAATTCATGGTAAACTCCATTCTGATGAATGTCAGAACCATGGCTGATAATTTTGTCGGTGTTCAACCTGCAACGGCTAAAAGTTCAGGTTCTAATGATAATGCTCTAAAACTTAAAGAAACAATTCGGCACATGAAAGAGGGGCATCCTATGGGTTTTTTCCCGGCAGGAGCAGTTTCCAACTTTCATAAACCCAACTGGTTTCAACTTACTGATCGTGACTGGCAGCCAACTGTAATACGTCTTATTCAAGCGGCAAAGGCACCGGTTATACCTATTTTCTTTCATGGAAAGAACTCCTGCTTCTTTAACTTTCTCGGCCGGGTCAACTGGCAACTCCGAAGCATGCGTATGCCTTACGAAGTTTTCAATAAAAGAGGGAAAACAATAAAAGTAACAATCGGTGATCCAATTTCCTGGGAAGAGCAGAAACAATATGCAAAAGTAGAGGAGCTGGCTGCTTTCCTGAAAGCCAGGACTTATGCACTGAGTAAAAAAGGGTGA
- a CDS encoding lysylphosphatidylglycerol synthase transmembrane domain-containing protein, with the protein MTKGKITKNIFFLIAVVAIVLIVWKIGFDTIVENILKTGWWFFPIIGIWLVVYLINAKAFHLIINDEKHNGKVSYLKSLQLTITGFALNYSTPAGMMGGMPYRALELQKIVGGHKATSSVVLYTMMHVMAHFFFWLTSILVIAFFITVSHDLSIVLTVIFIFFVGLTFLFFKGYKRGLLLKFFAFLKKQPFFKKKAAAFYEKKEAELIEIDTQISDLYLNRRKTFYYTLGLEFLGRMVNSLEVYFIIHAIGIDVTYMQAFVMVALTTLLANILFFFPMQLGPREFGYTGALKLMKIAPLVGPVGGLGIYVSLVTRIREMIWIGIGVVLMKINSK; encoded by the coding sequence ATGACAAAAGGTAAAATCACCAAGAATATCTTCTTTCTCATCGCTGTTGTAGCCATTGTGTTAATTGTATGGAAGATAGGTTTTGATACTATTGTTGAGAATATCCTGAAAACAGGGTGGTGGTTTTTCCCGATTATCGGTATCTGGCTGGTGGTCTATCTGATAAATGCCAAAGCGTTTCATCTGATCATCAACGACGAAAAGCATAATGGCAAAGTCTCTTATCTGAAGTCTCTTCAACTGACTATTACCGGTTTTGCCCTTAATTATTCTACTCCGGCCGGTATGATGGGGGGGATGCCATATAGGGCTTTAGAACTACAGAAGATAGTAGGAGGGCATAAAGCGACTTCCTCAGTGGTGCTTTATACCATGATGCATGTGATGGCCCACTTTTTCTTTTGGTTGACCTCTATCCTGGTTATTGCATTCTTTATTACCGTTTCCCACGATTTGTCGATTGTGCTAACGGTTATATTTATCTTCTTCGTTGGTCTGACATTCCTGTTTTTCAAAGGATATAAAAGAGGATTGTTATTGAAGTTTTTTGCTTTCCTCAAAAAACAACCGTTTTTCAAAAAGAAGGCTGCAGCTTTTTATGAGAAAAAAGAGGCAGAGTTGATTGAAATTGATACTCAGATATCAGATCTGTACCTTAACCGCAGGAAGACGTTTTATTATACGTTAGGCCTAGAATTCCTCGGTAGAATGGTGAATAGCCTTGAAGTCTATTTCATCATTCATGCAATTGGTATTGATGTGACCTACATGCAAGCGTTTGTAATGGTTGCTCTCACAACATTACTGGCCAATATTCTTTTCTTTTTCCCAATGCAATTGGGTCCAAGGGAGTTCGGATATACCGGAGCTTTAAAGTTGATGAAAATAGCGCCTCTTGTAGGCCCGGTAGGTGGTTTGGGTATTTATGTAAGTCTCGTTACACGTATCCGGGAAATGATCTGGATCGGTATTGGTGTTGTTCTTATGAAAATTAATTCGAAATAA
- a CDS encoding CDP-alcohol phosphatidyltransferase family protein, with protein sequence MAQNSTEKITLESSLKSLEIENFLDRYFYRPVAFQIALLLRHTPATPNMVTVLSIFVGIAAGTRFYFDDIWTNITGILLLILANTLDCVDGQLARLTGIKSKIGRILDGFAGDLWFATIYIAICLRTMNEGAPVYIFALAIFSGYSHSRQAAIADYFKNIHLFFLKGTAGSELDDAETLQQKYLALSWKNDFWEKLFKFFYRFYTRGQEKLTPEIQKMRKTIASRYNNNISEELKSGFRTESTGIIFWMHSLSFNTRSLFLFGFTLIGHPWYYFIFEIVALNLALLTGLKRYEQVCKTINENILAGKYDKR encoded by the coding sequence ATGGCTCAAAATTCAACTGAAAAAATAACACTCGAATCCTCTCTAAAATCTCTGGAAATTGAGAATTTCCTTGACCGTTACTTTTATCGTCCGGTCGCTTTTCAGATCGCTCTATTACTTCGTCATACTCCGGCAACACCCAATATGGTCACCGTTTTGTCCATTTTTGTTGGGATTGCCGCTGGTACCCGCTTTTACTTTGATGATATCTGGACAAATATTACGGGTATCCTTCTCCTGATTTTAGCTAATACACTCGACTGTGTTGATGGCCAATTGGCCCGACTTACTGGGATTAAATCGAAAATCGGTAGAATTCTTGATGGATTTGCCGGTGATCTTTGGTTTGCAACTATTTATATCGCGATATGTTTGCGTACCATGAATGAAGGAGCTCCGGTATATATCTTTGCATTAGCTATTTTCTCTGGTTATTCTCATTCCCGTCAGGCTGCTATCGCTGATTATTTTAAGAATATCCACCTCTTTTTCCTGAAGGGGACAGCCGGTAGTGAACTGGATGATGCCGAAACTTTACAACAAAAATATCTTGCCCTTTCCTGGAAAAATGATTTCTGGGAAAAATTATTCAAATTCTTTTATCGCTTTTATACCCGCGGACAGGAAAAGCTTACTCCCGAAATTCAGAAAATGCGAAAAACTATCGCATCCAGATACAACAATAACATTTCAGAAGAATTAAAAAGCGGTTTTCGTACCGAATCAACCGGAATCATCTTTTGGATGCACTCGTTATCTTTTAATACTCGTTCTCTTTTCTTATTCGGATTTACTTTAATCGGTCATCCATGGTACTACTTTATTTTTGAGATTGTGGCGTTGAATCTGGCTTTACTTACCGGATTGAAGAGATATGAGCAAGTTTGTAAAACTATTAATGAAAACATTTTAGCCGGAAAATATGACAAAAGGTAA
- a CDS encoding SDR family NAD(P)-dependent oxidoreductase, with translation MNQQTALITGGTKGIGKAVAQRLLGEGFDVLLTYGSDIQRANEVKDELASAFPSSRVYILQADISDLASIDLICNYISDNGLSIGSVIFNAGLTDRTDFHQINPEEWKRVFDANVHFPVFLLQKLYDQMQPGASVVFTGSLMGIHPHSVSLVYGVTKSTVHALVKNLVKFLAPKGIRVNAVAPGFVDTEWQKTKPAKIKANINAKIALGRFCEPEELTDVYLMLVENKYINGEIITVDGAYSYK, from the coding sequence ATGAATCAACAAACCGCTTTAATAACAGGTGGGACAAAAGGAATAGGCAAAGCCGTTGCTCAGCGATTGTTGGGTGAGGGCTTTGATGTTTTATTGACCTATGGATCCGATATTCAGCGTGCAAACGAAGTTAAGGATGAACTCGCAAGTGCTTTCCCTTCAAGTCGGGTTTATATCCTTCAGGCTGATATTTCAGATTTGGCATCAATTGATCTTATTTGTAATTATATATCTGATAATGGCCTTTCTATTGGTTCTGTGATTTTCAATGCCGGACTGACTGACCGAACTGACTTTCATCAAATCAATCCGGAAGAGTGGAAACGTGTCTTTGATGCTAATGTTCATTTCCCAGTCTTCCTTCTTCAAAAATTATATGATCAAATGCAACCCGGTGCATCCGTTGTCTTCACCGGATCATTGATGGGAATTCATCCCCATTCGGTGTCACTTGTCTATGGAGTCACCAAATCGACCGTTCACGCATTGGTAAAGAACCTGGTCAAATTCCTAGCTCCAAAAGGGATTCGTGTAAATGCTGTGGCACCCGGTTTTGTGGATACAGAGTGGCAGAAGACGAAACCCGCAAAAATCAAGGCTAATATTAATGCCAAGATTGCTTTGGGGCGTTTTTGCGAACCGGAAGAATTAACTGATGTCTACCTGATGTTGGTTGAAAATAAATACATCAACGGCGAAATTATCACTGTGGACGGTGCCTATTCGTACAAATAA
- a CDS encoding adenylyltransferase/cytidyltransferase family protein — MFKGKTVVYTSGTFDMFHINHLKMINYARGLGDLLIVGVSTDELVCSYKAKPAIPFTERLQIVEALKGPDIVIPQHSLDHTEIVKKLHIDVFVVGDDWYGKYDYLQDLGVDVFYFPYGNGISSTSLKKSIYESYNQSLRVEREAKPIIPKEE, encoded by the coding sequence ATGTTTAAAGGAAAAACCGTAGTTTATACATCCGGAACGTTTGATATGTTCCATATCAATCACCTGAAAATGATCAATTACGCTCGTGGTTTGGGCGATTTATTGATTGTTGGTGTCAGTACAGATGAGCTGGTTTGTTCATATAAGGCCAAACCGGCTATTCCTTTTACAGAGCGTTTACAAATTGTTGAAGCACTTAAAGGCCCCGATATTGTTATACCTCAGCACAGCCTTGATCACACTGAGATTGTGAAGAAACTACACATTGATGTTTTTGTGGTAGGGGATGACTGGTATGGTAAATACGACTATCTGCAGGATTTAGGTGTGGATGTTTTTTATTTCCCATATGGCAACGGTATTTCTTCTACCAGCCTGAAAAAGTCAATTTACGAAAGCTATAACCAGAGTCTGCGCGTTGAGCGTGAAGCAAAACCGATAATTCCCAAAGAAGAATAA
- a CDS encoding DUF1573 domain-containing protein codes for MKKVFFAALVMLAAISAFAQSGPVIDFKDKSHDFGTIKEDDGSVTCEFIFTNKGDAPLVISRVQASCGCTTPDWSKEPIAPGKTGFVKATYAAKGRPGQFSKTITVYCNTKEGTVILNIKGNVLPKTASIEDQYPVSFGDLKLGKINLSFYDIQKTGTKTDKIAIYNSGKNPLSLHFSRVPSHLTVVASPAVVPASGKGEIVVTYKGAVKDWGTRLDDIFILQNNESKIASDRKITVSANIVEDFSVLTPQQRENAPRIEASSTNVNFGKINLSDKKTEVITLKNAGKSTLHIRKIKANSSLLQVRADRVSVAPGKSIQLQIALIPGKAKSGVNELVSVISNDPSNSIINIHVAATR; via the coding sequence ATGAAAAAAGTGTTTTTCGCAGCACTAGTTATGTTAGCTGCAATTTCAGCTTTCGCTCAGAGTGGGCCAGTGATTGATTTCAAAGACAAATCGCATGATTTTGGAACCATCAAGGAAGATGACGGGAGTGTAACCTGTGAGTTCATTTTTACCAACAAAGGTGATGCCCCATTGGTAATCAGTCGAGTGCAGGCATCGTGTGGTTGTACTACTCCTGATTGGAGTAAAGAGCCAATTGCTCCGGGCAAAACGGGATTTGTAAAAGCAACTTATGCAGCCAAAGGCCGTCCCGGACAGTTTAGCAAAACCATCACAGTGTATTGCAACACAAAAGAAGGTACTGTCATACTGAACATCAAAGGAAACGTTTTACCCAAAACAGCAAGTATCGAAGACCAATATCCGGTATCTTTTGGTGACTTGAAGCTTGGTAAAATAAACCTTTCGTTTTATGACATTCAGAAAACCGGAACCAAAACTGACAAAATTGCAATTTACAACAGCGGGAAAAACCCGCTGTCTTTGCATTTTAGCCGTGTTCCGTCACATTTGACTGTAGTTGCTTCTCCTGCTGTTGTTCCGGCTTCAGGAAAAGGAGAAATCGTTGTAACCTACAAAGGTGCTGTGAAAGATTGGGGAACTCGTCTTGATGATATTTTTATTCTCCAGAATAATGAGTCAAAAATCGCCAGTGATCGCAAGATTACAGTTTCGGCTAATATCGTGGAAGATTTTTCCGTTTTAACTCCTCAGCAACGTGAAAATGCGCCCCGCATTGAAGCCAGTTCTACAAACGTAAATTTTGGCAAAATTAATCTTAGCGACAAAAAGACAGAAGTTATTACTTTGAAAAATGCAGGAAAAAGCACGCTTCATATCCGTAAAATAAAAGCTAATTCCAGCCTGTTACAGGTAAGGGCTGACCGTGTCAGTGTTGCTCCGGGGAAATCTATTCAGTTGCAGATTGCTCTTATTCCGGGTAAAGCCAAAAGTGGTGTGAATGAATTGGTAAGTGTTATATCCAATGATCCGTCCAATTCGATAATCAACATTCATGTAGCCGCTACACGTTAA